The stretch of DNA CGTATTCGCTCGGTGAAGCCTCTTCAAGCACTACACGACGCATGATCCAGTCATTGAGGTCCGACATTACCACCGTGTCCATCTCGTCAGGCCCGGGATATTGCCGAACTTCAACGCTGCTGCCGATGGTCATCGCCAACTTAAAATCGTGTTTTAGATTGTCGTCGGTGTATTGAGCATTGTCACGCGCCCATTGCCAAAGCATAGGCAATCGACGTTGACGCAACCCCTGGAAATCGCGAATAGCCCCTTGTGGCATTCGTCCGCCCAGCGAAACGGCGGCTGCAAATTGCCCCGGTGATCGCATTGCCAGACGAAGTGCCATCGTCCCACCCGCACCGTACCCCGCCAAGACAATCCTTTGGGGGTGAACGCTGTAGCGATCCCGAATTTCGTCAATGGCGATGGCCACCGAATCGTGAGCAATCCCGATTCCGCCTGGCGATTCGTGCCAGTCAAAACGTGTCCCGCCCGAATCCACCGCTCGGTTTCCCTGAACGCCCAACGCCAGGAAATTGCGAAGACTGATGTGTGGCATCACATCATTGACCTGGCGTTCGTTATGCCCATTGCTGTGCAGCCAGACAATTAACGGATACTTGTAGCTTGGCGTGTAATGAAGCGGAGTGAACACCTGTCGCCGACTACGAGTTCCCGGATTCATGAACACGGACGGCTGACGGCCAACGTGGTTCCCGACGGACTTTGATTCTTTAGGTGCGGCGCCAACGTACTTTGACTCGTTGACGTGCCAAGAAACTGGGTTGAAACGGGTCATGGCGAGAAACTTGCTTGTGGAGGCGAATTCGAGACGAACCATCCATGCGACGTAACCCAGCATCTACCTTCACGTGCGGGTTGCTCATCGCGTGCGAGGTGGGAAACTCGCTCGCGATGCTGAAAAGCTACGAGGAATCGACCTCAAATGTCAACGTTGAAAAAACCATCGTTGACGTGAGGTGCCAAATCTCGGCGTATTCGCCTGTTACTAGGCCGACAACAGCCCGTCCATCGTTGCTACCAAGCTCTTGACCGCCTCGACGCTGTTTTGGAATGCCGCGGTTTCCGAATCCGTCAGGCTTAACTCAATGACCTTTTCAACCCCACCGCTACCCAAGATTACCGGCACACCCACGTAGAAGCCGTCGACTCCGTAAACGCCATCGCAATAAGCCGCGACGGGAATGACACGCTTTTTGTCCTTCACAATGGCCTCGACCATTTGGGCACATGCCGCTGCGGGAGCGTAGTAAGCCGATCCGGTCTTCAACAACGAAACGATTTCCGCACCACCCTTGCGAGTACGGTCGACGATTTCGTCCAAACGAGCCGAATCGATCAACTGGGTGACGGGAATGCCGCCGACGCTGGTGCAACTAGGAATCGGCACCATCGTGTCACCATGGCCACCCATCAACAAAGCGCTAATGTCTTCAACGCTGACTCCCAATTCCATCGCCAAGAACGTGCGATACCGGGCGGTATCCAGAACGCCAGCTTGTCCGATAACTTTCGATTTTTCGAATCCCGTGACCTTGGCCATCTGCTGAACCATCGCGTCGAGCGGGTTGCTGACCACAATCACCACTGCGTTGGGTGAAGTAGCTTTGATTTGTTCACCAACCGCCGTGATGATCTTCGCATTGGTGCCCAACAAATCATCGCGGCTCATGCCTGGTTTGCGAGGTATCCCGGCGGTGACCACGATCACATCGCTGTCGGCTGCATCATCGTAGGACGTGGTACCAACGATATTTGAATCAAAGCCCATGATCGGAGACGATTGCATCAAATCGAGTGCTTTTCCGCTTGGCATGTCTTCCGTTTGCGGAATATCGAGCAAGACAATGTCACCGAGTTCAGCGGCTGCACACCAGTGAGCACAAGTGGCTCCAACATTGCCAGCGCCAATGATCGTAATTTTTGCTCTTCGCATCGCAGTTGCCTCGGGAATTATCGAACGGATCGAATGGGGATAAGGGTCAAATAGCTGAACATGAAATTTGCCCTCTATTTCTATCAAAGTGGTATCGTCGCGGGTTCCCAATGCAGGTCAAGAGCCCAACCCAACACAACTTTTTACGATCGCTCAAAGCAGCGGAGCGATCTCTTGGAAGCGACAGAACCTGAGCGGCTCTTGGCTAGGCAACCAGCGAGATGACTTACCACAGGTGACCTTACGAGAACGACTGCAACATAGCGTCTCAGGAATCAGGAATGTCAATCGTCTTGCTCGATTGTTCTCGTCGCTTGTTGCGAACTTCACGATCCTCGGCCGCAGTAAATCGGCTCCAGACCCAAATGGCAACGATCCCTAAAGCGATTGCAGCAGCAGCGAGCCAGCCAATCAATCGAACGCCAACAGGATCAGCAGTCGTTGGTTCCAGGTTCTCAATTTGGGCCACCACCACAAGCGGGCCAAATTGCTGGGCGTCGCCGAATTGCTTCATATAGTCGCTGGCGTAGCTCCACAATCGAAAGAAGAAACCATCCACGCGAATTCGCATTGCAACGTCTGAAATGATTGCCCCCGAACCATCCCGCTTCTCCATTTCGCGACGCAAGAACTCAGGTAACTCGGTGGTAACAAGTGAAACCGGATAGCGATTTTCAAATACAGCGGTCTTTCCCGAAACGTCGGTACCGCCCGTTTCGATTTGGATCACCACGTTTCCCAAATCGCCGAACGCGTCAATTTGATAATAGTGATCCGAGCCGATTTCATTGCGACGTGCAGGACTCTCGACTGCGACTCGCGTTATCTGGACCGATTCCAATTCCATCGAAACGTATTCGCCCACGTTCTCTCGTGATCGCTGCAAAAGCTCAATCGGCGCCACTGCGGTGGGCTTCGGAAAACCTTGGCCGGCTTTCTTACTGGTAATGGCGAGCAGCCCGTAAAACGCATCGCTGTCCTGCGGAACTAAATCTTTCCGATCCCGCGAGGCAAGTTCCGGTAACAGGCTGATGTCAAAGTCTTGATTAGCCAACCATTGCCAACTCGATGACGACGCTTGACTGGGGAACCATCGCATCGATGGTGCCGCAATCGCCCATGGCGACTGAGACGTCAATGTCATTCCGACGAACGAAACTCGATCGCCCGCGACGGCTTCACGGGGCAGGGGAGCACAAAACACTTGCACCCGCTGCCCAGTGGTGTGGTCCTGCGTTTCGGCGTTCGTTGGTTCTCCCGCACTTGCTTCACTCGGCACGGATTCCACCGACACCAAAATCGCCGACAGGGATTCAAAGCCAAGCAGTTCGTGAAGCGATTGAGGGATCTCAAACGTCTGAGTGCTCTCGATGACCCCATCACTGCGTAAGAGGTCGCCGATGCTTGAATCCGAGAGCGTCTTGGTGGCGCGTGAGGACAAAGTTTCTTCGTTAATCTTCTGCAGCTTGTAGATCAACTTTGCCAGTTCCGCACCGTCATCCTGCTGCATGTTTAGGAACGAATCTTCAACTCGACTTAAGTCAAACCCCGCCACTAAGTTGAGCCCCGAATGTTCGGATGCTGGTTGGTCGCTTGCAAGTTGCCCAGATGCTAGTTGCCCGGATGCTGGTTGCCCGGATGCTGGTTGCCCGGATGCTGGTTGCTCAGTTGCTGGTTGCCCAGTTGCTGGTTGGCCGAGTGCGGGCGACGGCACATGAATCAACGCTATCGAAAACAACAGCGTCAGCAAAACAGGTTGGCAGTTTCGATGACCTATCATGACTCATTCGTTTCCATAGAGGACAGATCAACCGGTGATACCCGGTGTCGGTTGCGAAGGCTGCGTGTGCGAACAGCCAGCACATGAGTTCGCCACATGATGACGCCCGCCAATATCACTCCTACCGCAAACGCGATCGCCAACACCAATCCCGCGCTGACGCTGCTCGGCTGAGTCGAAGATCGACCGACTAACTCGTCATCGACATTCGTTACATGAACTGGCAACCTGCCCACGATCACGGGTGCAAGATCGGCGCCTAATGTTGAACGATAGGCAAGCCGTTTCAAGAAATGGCCCTGAATCGAAACGGCTGGCCCCGCTTCGAGTATGGCGTCAGACGAGATGCGTGCAATGTCGGCGGGTACATCACCGACGATCGCAACGATCGGACGATCCGCACCATCGTCGGGACGAATCCACAATTGCCAATACTCGGGCAAGCCATCCGACGCAACGATCCTCTCACTGCGTGCCACTCGACCACTGACAACAACTACTCGACCAAGAAAGACAACTGGCTGCTGCAACAGCGGCAAAACGCCTACCGAGACCGCTGACTGCCCACCTCGAAGCGGCTGATTTCGCTTCCACTGAGCCAGACGCAATCGGATCGCGTCACGGTCGGATGATCGCCACACGCTGCCATCGACTACGCGTTGCTGAGCAGCGTCCGCGATCGCCTCGCGAAGCACATCGAGTCGCGTCAGATCATCGGCGGCAAAAGCCGAAAGAGCATTTTCGCCTCCGATTCGACCAATCGTTTGCTGCCACCTGGCAGTTGTTTTCCCTTCGTCATTTGCGTCGTCTGCATCATTATCTGAGTCGTCTTGAACGCTGGAAGTAGAAGCAACGACTTGATCGAACGAAGCCAACGCATCGGCAAGACTTATTGAAGCCAATGGCGGTTGCGAATCCGTTTGACCTTTTTGAAGTCCAGTCAGCCATATCCCCCAAACCACTTGATCCTTCGGTGACATTTGTCCTGTGATGGCGTCCGCCATTTCACGGTCGCGTTTCGAAGCCCCCACCTGCTTGTCTCGCTGCGCCGCCACACCTTTGCCTGAAGCCGCGTCCTCGCCTAAAACGGAAGTTTGATCGAAGCGTCGTAGTGTTTCCTGGTTTGGCTCGAAACCAGACTTATCGGGCGAGCCAAAGAAAGGGCGATAGATCGCTTCTCGTGATGCAGCGTTCATCACGACAAAGACAAGAACCAGAGCCAAGCACATTCGAACAATGCGGCGATAAGCATCAACGGGCCTCGGACGCTTGGTCCCGCGTCGATACAGGTTGTCGTCGTTGAGTTGTGACGGAATTCGCATGTCAGGTTCGCGACGGTGTCAATCTTAAGCCAGCTCGCCGTCAGGCGGTTTGCTAACGAAAGAGTTTGATTGGCCCACGGCGTGGGAGTGATGGATAAAGAAAATAAGATCAGCGAAATAGACGCAGAGTCTACGCTAGTGGGTGGGACCTTGGTTGAACGTGACTGCCTGGACTCGTAATTTAGGGACAAGACAGCCCGAATCTAAACGACGAAGCGTCCCGGAAGGTTCGATCTCGGTTACCATAGAAAAATCGCATGTCGACGTTGTTCGTTGCCAATGTCGGTTCGTTGCCGATCCCCAGTTCGTCCAGAGCGGCATGTTGAACTAAAATGTTGTTAGTCAAAATGTTCACGACTTTGGCTATATGCAGTTTAGCGGAAAAGCGTCCCCAAAACGATTCGAGACGATTGGGTAGTTTCGGCAACTTTGGCCCCTCGAATGAACACCG from Rubripirellula amarantea encodes:
- a CDS encoding alpha/beta hydrolase, whose translation is MTRFNPVSWHVNESKYVGAAPKESKSVGNHVGRQPSVFMNPGTRSRRQVFTPLHYTPSYKYPLIVWLHSNGHNERQVNDVMPHISLRNFLALGVQGNRAVDSGGTRFDWHESPGGIGIAHDSVAIAIDEIRDRYSVHPQRIVLAGYGAGGTMALRLAMRSPGQFAAAVSLGGRMPQGAIRDFQGLRQRRLPMLWQWARDNAQYTDDNLKHDFKLAMTIGSSVEVRQYPGPDEMDTVVMSDLNDWIMRRVVLEEASPSEYVDTIPVPYSAN
- the mdh gene encoding malate dehydrogenase, which produces MRRAKITIIGAGNVGATCAHWCAAAELGDIVLLDIPQTEDMPSGKALDLMQSSPIMGFDSNIVGTTSYDDAADSDVIVVTAGIPRKPGMSRDDLLGTNAKIITAVGEQIKATSPNAVVIVVSNPLDAMVQQMAKVTGFEKSKVIGQAGVLDTARYRTFLAMELGVSVEDISALLMGGHGDTMVPIPSCTSVGGIPVTQLIDSARLDEIVDRTRKGGAEIVSLLKTGSAYYAPAAACAQMVEAIVKDKKRVIPVAAYCDGVYGVDGFYVGVPVILGSGGVEKVIELSLTDSETAAFQNSVEAVKSLVATMDGLLSA